The genomic window GACATCGCTTGCCTGTTCCGTAAGTTCGGCGGCGACCCGACGACATACAAGGAGTTCGCGCCACGCGACGAGCCCGCTGCCGATGTGGGCGTACGACCACTGATTTCGCCTTTCCCCGCTACTGCACCGGCGCCCGAGCCTGTGCCGCCCTCCGCCGCGACGGCACGGCGTGGCTTGCTGTCCCGATGGCGCAGACCCAGCTGACCAACGTCGTCACGCTGCCGCCCGAGTCGCCACCGGCCGAGTCGCTGCTGCTCGACCATCCAGTGCTGCGCGTCGTCGCTTGGGTCGCCACCTTCGCGCTACTGCCCGCCGTCGTCATCACGCCGTTGACGCTGCACCAGCAGCTCACGCTGTCGGTTGTCATTTTGATCACCGGTCTCGTGGTCAACCGCTTTGCCGGACGCTTCGCCAGCCTGGTGCTGATCTTTCTTTCCGTGGTGGCATCGTCGCGCTACATGTACTGGCGCGTGACCGAGACGATGACCATGGACAGCGCGCTCCAGGTCGTGCTCGGCGCGGGTCTGTTGATGGCGGAGGTCTACGCCTTCATCGTGCTGCTGCTCGGCTATGTCCAGACCGCTTGGCCGCTCGGCCGCAAGCCCGTACCCATGCCGGCCGACCCGGCAGTCTGGCCGACCATCGACGTCTTCATTCCGACCTACAACGAGCCACTGTCGGTGGTGCGCCCGACGGTGCTTGCCGCGCAGGCCATCGACTGGCCGCGCGACAAGATCAACATCTTCGTGCTGGACGACGGGCGGCGCGAAGAGTTCCGCGTGTTCTGCGAGGCGGTCGGTGTCGCGCACGTCACCCGCACCGACAACAAGCACGCCAAGGCCGGCAACATCAACGCCGCGCTGAAGAACACCAGCGGTGAGTTCGTCGCCATCTTCGACTGCGACCACATCCCGACGCGGTCGTTCATGCAGATCGCATTGGGCTGGTTCGACCGCGAGCCCAAGCTCGGCATGGTGCAGTTGCCGCACTACTTCTTCTCGCCCGATCCTTTCGAGAAGAACCTCGATACCTTCGGCACAGTGCCGAACGAAGGCGAGTTGTTCTACGGCCTCATCCAGGACGGCAACGACCTCTGGAACGCGACCTTCTTTTGCGGCTCGTGCGCCGTGCTGCGGCGGACCATCTGCGAAGAGGTCGGCGGTATCGCCACCGAGACGGTGACCGAAGACGCGCACACCGCGCTCAAGATCCATCGGCTCGGCTACAGCACCGCGTACCTCGCGCTGCCGCAAGCGGCCGGCCTGGCGACCGAAAGCCTGTCGGGCCATGTCGGGCAACGCATTCGCTGGGCGCGCGGCATGACCCAGATCTTTCGCATCGACAACCCGTTGTTCGGCAAGGGCCTGAGCTGGGCGCAGCGCCTTTGCTACCTCAACGCGATGCTGCACTTCCTGTACGGCCTGCCGCGCATCATTTACCTGACGGCGCCACTGGCTTACCTGTTCTTCGGCGCGAGCGTGATCCACGCGTCGGCCTCGATGATCTTCGCCTACGCGCTGCCGCACGTGTTCCACGCCAACTTCACCAACAGCCGGGTGCAGGGGCGGTTCAGGTACCTGTTCTGGAACGAGGTGTACGAGGCGGTACTGGCCTGGTACATCTTCAGGCCGACGCTGGTCGCGCTCATCAATCCCAAGCTCGGCAGCTTCAACGTGACGGCCAAGGGCGGCCTGATCCAGAAGCAATATTTCGACACCGAGATCGCGCGCGCGAGCATGTTGCTGATGGCGATCAACTTCGTCGGCGTCGTCGTCGGCTTGTGGCGCCTCACCTTCGTGGATGCCGACAACATCGCGACGGTGTGGCTCAACCTGGCGTGGACCGTCTACAACCTGATGATTCTTGGCGCCTGCGTGGCGGCCGCCAACGAGTCGCGCCAGGTGCGCAGCGCGCATCGCGTCGCGCTCGAAGTGCCGGCCACGCTGCACTTTGCCGACGGCCGTTCGATGCGCTGCACCACCTCCGATTTTTCGACCGGTGGCCTCGCCCTCGACCTGCCGACCGAGGTGCTGGCCGAGGATGCGACGCCGGTCGAAGTCGCGCTCTATCGCGGCAACACCGAGTACCGCTTTCCGGCCACCGTTCGCTTCAACAGCGGCAAGCGGATGGGCCTGCGCTTCGACCCCATGAGCTTCGCGCAGGAGCGGGCGCTGGTGCAATGCACCACCGCCCGCGCCGACATCTGGGTCGCGCGCTGGGGCAACCATCCGCGCATGGCGGCTCACCGCGTCATGGCACGTATCGCGCACATCAGCGCCATCGGATTCAAAGACATGTTCGCTCACTATCTGCGTACCGCCGCCGGCAAGTTCCACGCGCCGGCGCCCGCCACGGCCGCCCTGCGCGACGCCAAGGACCCGATCTGATGCGCGCCGCTCTCGTTGCCCGTTCCGGTGTCATGTTCGGCATCGTCGCGCTGCTCGGTCTGGCGACTGCACCGGCCGATGTCGCATGGGCGCAAGCCCGGCCTGCGGCGAGCGCCGTGCCGGCATTGCCCGCGGCTGCTCCAGCTGCCAGCGGCGACCCCCGCACGCTCAACCTCACACAGCTCGGGCTCAACTACGCCATCAAGCTGCGTGGCGTCAGCGGGACTGTCGGCATTCCGTTCAGCGTGCGTGCCGACGAGCTCGTCACCGCTGCTTCTCTGCGGCTCAACTACGCGTTCTCGCCGTCGCTCATTCCTGCGCTGTCGCACCTCAAGGTGAGCGTGAACGATGTCGAGGTAACGACCTTGCCGTATGGCGCGGCCGAGGCAGGCAAGCCGCAGACCGTCGACATCCCGATCGACCGCCGGCTCATCGCGGACTTCAACCGCATCAACATCGAGCTGGTCGCGCACTACACGAACGAATGCGAAGACCCCGACCACAGCAGCCTGTGGGCCACCGTCGACGCGTCGAGCGCGCTGACGCTCAACGTGACGCCGCTCAAGGTCACGAGCGACCTCGCGACGCTGCCGCAGCCCTTCTTCGACCGGCGCGATGTGCGGCGCGCGAGCATTCCGTTCGTCTTCGCTGGTGCATCGGCCTCTGCAGCGTCGACCACCGCCGCGCTGGGTGCGGCCGGCATCGTGTCGTCGTGGCTCGGCGGGCTTGCCGGCTATCGCGGCGCGACCTTTCCGGTGACGACCGGAGAGTTGCCCACTGCGGCGCACGCAGTCGTCTTCGCCACGCCCGAGAGCAGCATCGCAGGCCTCACCCTGCCAGCCATCGAAGGACCGACGCTGACCGTGGTCGACCATCCACGCGACCCGGCCTTCAAGCTGTTGCTGGTGATGGGCCGCAACGCCGCGGAGCTGACCACCGCTGCATCGGCGCTGGCACTCAACAGCCGCGCGTTCACCGGCGCGACATCGACCATCGCCGACCTGCAGTTGCCCGCGCCGCGCAAGCCGCACGATGCGCCGCGATGGATTTCGAGTGACCGCGCCGTCATGCTCGGCGAGCTGGCACCGGGGCCCGTTTTCTCGGTGTCGGGCTACACGCCGGAAGTGGTCAAGGTCGATCTGCTGACCCCGCCCGACCTCTTCACCTGGCGCAGCCGCGGCATCCCGCTCGACCTGCACTACCGCTACACGCCGCGCGTGCGGCCCGACCAGTCGACGCTGAACCTGAGCGTCAACGACACCTTCATCGGATCGTTGCCGCTGCGTGCGGCCAACATGGCGAGCGATGCCTGGTGGAACGTGTTCGCGCTGAAGCTGCTGCCCGATGGCTCGGCCCTGCACAGCACCCAGCTGCATCTGCCGCCGCTCGCCATGGGCTCGCGCAGCCAGCTCCGGATGCACTACTACTTCGAGCAGCCGAGGACCACCTGCACACCCGTACTGGACAACGTGCGCGGCGGCATCGACCCGACCTCGACCATCGACGTATCGAGCTTTCCGCACTACATCGCGATGCCCGAACTGGCCGCTTATGCAAATGGCGGCTTCCCGTTTTCGCGGATGGCCGACCTGGCCGAAACCGCGGTGGTGATGCCCGATCGCGCGGAGCGGGGCGACATCGAAACCTACCTCGCGCTGATGGGCCATATCGGCGACGTGACCGGCTACCCCGCCCTGCGCGTCACGGTCGGCTCGGCTTCCAACGTCGATCAGTGGGCCGACAAGGATCTGCTGGTGCTCGGCAACCTGAAGAACCAGCCGCTCTTCACACGATGGGCCGCACAGATGCCGTTGCGGCGCGACCCTGCCGCAGCTGCAGGCCCGGGCGCCGAGCAGTTCCACATCGGTACCTGGTTCGAAGACACGCTGAACCTGATCCAGGGCTCGCGTCAACGCGAAGACCTGCCCACCGGCACCACGCAGATGTCGGTGTTCGAAGAGCGCACCGATGCCGTGCTGGCGGGCTTCCAGTCGCCGCTTCGGGCCGGTCGCAGCGTGGTCGCGGTGATGGCCAACGAAGCCTCGCAACCAGCGCTCGTCAACGCGCTGCTGACGCCCGAGCTGCTGCAACGCATCCAGGGCAGCATGTCGATCGTCCGGGCCGCACAGGTGAGCAGCCTGTTGAGCGGCGAGACCTACTACGTGGGCACGCTGCCGCCGTTCACCTGGCTGCAATGGAACCTGTCGCGCAGCCCGTTGCTGCTGGCAGGGCTGGTCGTGCTCGTCGCGCTGCTGGGTGCCGGCGTGTCCTTCTCCAGTCTGCAATTGCTGGCCCGCAAACGCTTGCGTCGCCAATGAATCCATTCGATTCCTTCGCCGCAGACCGGCGGCGCTGGCTCGCCGGATTCGCGTTGTCGCCGCTTGCCGCGAGCCTTGCCGCATTGCCTCTCTGGACGCGCGCTGCCACCAGCGGCTGTGTCGCATCGTCCGACTGGTCGAGCTTTGCCAAACGCCACATCCAGGCCGATGGCCGCGTGATCGACTTCGACACAGCGCAGCAGCAGTCGACCTCCGAGAGCCAGTCCTATGGCCTGTTCTTTGCGCTGGTGCACAACGACCGCGACACCTTCGCCCGCGTGCTGGCCTGGACCGACGCCAACCTGGCGGGCGGCAGTCTTGCCACTCGCTTGCCGGCCTGGCAGTGGGGCCGCATGTCCGACGGCAAGACATGGGGCGTGCTCGACAGCAATCCGGCTTCCGACGCTGACCTGTGGATCGCCTATTCCCTGCTCGAAGCAGGTCGCCTGTGGAACCTGCCACGCTATCGCTCGCTCGGCCGGGCCGTGCTGCAAATGGTCGCGCGCGACGAGGTCACGACGCTCGACGGACTCGGCCGCATGCTCTTGCCGTGGCCGCAGTCAGTGGCCAAGGGACCGACCTGGCGCCTCAATCCGAGCTACATGCCGCTGCAGTTGCTGCGCTACTTTCAGCAAGAGTCCCCGCGAGGGCCGTGGGGCGAGATTGCCGACAACACGCTGAGCATGATCAGCGCCGTCACACCGCAAGGCTTCGCGCCCGACTGGTGTGCCTGGTCGAGCGACGACAAGGCTTTCGTCGCCGACCCGGACAAGGGGCCGGTCGGCAGCTACGACGCGATTCGCGTGTACTTGTGGGCCGGCATGCTGGATGCTGAGGACCCGGCCCGCACGATGCTGCTCAAGAGCTTCTACGGCCCGCGCCGCGCCATTCAGCAGGGCAAGCCGATGCCCGAGTACGTCGACACGTCGACCGGTGTCGGCCGGGGCATCGGCCCGACCGGCTACACCGCGGCGCTGTTGCCGTACCTCAAGGCACAAGGCGCCGCCGTACCGTTTTTGCCGCCACCGTCCTCGACGCACAAGCCGCTCCCCTACTACGAACGCATGCTGATCCTCTTCGGCCAGGGCTGGCTCGAGGGCCGCTTCGCCTTCGGCAAGACCGGCGAGCTGCAAACCCATTGGAAGTCTCCATGTCCTTCCGCACGACCGACATGAAAACCCCCCTCCATGCGCCCTTCGCTTTGTCGCCGACCTCGGTGCGGCAACGCGCTCCGGCCCGGCAATGGATCGTCCGGCTCGGCTTGCTCGGTACCTTGTGCGCAGGGGCCGGCGCCGGTGGTCCGGCTTTCGCGCAGAGCGACGCGCGTTCGGCCCTGATCGAGCAGGGCAACTACTGGCAGAGCCTCGGTCGCGCCGAGCTCGCGGAAGAGAGCTGGACGAAGCTGCTGCGCGTCGATCCGAAGTCGGCCGATGCGATGTACGGCATGGCGCAGGTCGAGCTCACGCGCGGCAATGCCGAAGCCGCGCGCAGCTGGATCACACAACTGCAAACCGCACACCCGACCGATGCGCGTGTGGCGCGTCTGCAGCAGCAGGCTCGCCAGCCCGGTGCGCCCGCCGGCGACCTGCAGCGTGCCCGCGCCGCCGCGCAGGCCGGACGCGCAGCCGAAGCAGTGCAGCTCTATCGCGCGCTGTTCGGCAACCGGCCACCGCCGACACCACTGGCACTGGAGTTCTACGGGGTGCTTGGCGGCACGCCGCAAGGCTACGACGAAGCACGCAAGGGCGTCGCGCAGCTGATCGAAAGCCAGCAGGGCAACCTCAACGCCAGGCTCGCATTGGCGCAGCTCGACACCTACCGCGAGCCGAACCGGCGCGACGGCATCAAGCAACTGGCAGACCTGTCCAAGCAACCCAGCGTGGCGGCCCGCGCCAGGGCAAGCTGGCGGCAGGCGTTGCTCTGGCTCGACGCCCGTGCGGCCGACGCCCCGCTCTATCGGGACTACCTCGCGGATCAGCCCGACCCGGCGGTGTCGGCGCGGCTCGGCACGCTGGCGGAAGCACGCACGGCATCGACCGCTTCGCCGGCCGCAAAGGCGCTCAGCGAAGGCTTCAAGGCACTCGACCGCGGCGACAACGCCCTCGCGCAGCAGCGCTTTCGGCAGGCGTTGCGTGCGCAGCCGGGTGCTCTCGACGCACTCGGCGGGCTCGGCTTGGTCCGCCTCAAGCAGGAGCGATTTGCCGAAGCCGAGCAGTTGCTGCGGCAGGCATCGAAGGCACCGAACGGCGGCAAGTGGGCATCTGCCTTGCGCAGCGCCAGCTACTGGACATTGATCCGCCAGGCCACCGCGACGCGCGACAGGAACGACACGACCGCCGCGCGCTCGCTGCTGGAGCGCGCTGTGAAGCTCGATGCACGCGAGCCGGTCGGGCAGAACGCGCTGGCCGATCTGCGCCTTGCCGCGGGCCCGTTCAGCGACGCCGGGCAAGGCACCCGCGTGCGCGTCGAACAGGCGCGCGCGCAAGCCCGCGCCCAAGTCGAAGCGGGCGACAATGCCGGTGCGCAACGCACGCTCGAAGACGCGATGCTCATCGCGCCCGACAGCCCGTGGGTGCGGTTCGACCTCGCCAGCATCTATCGGCGCAACGGCCTCATGGCACAGGCTCGCGACCTGATGGACGGCCTCTTGCTGTCACAGCCCGACAAGCCGGACGCGTTGTATGCCAGCGCCTTGTTCGCATCCGATGCTGGTGACCCGGCGTCCGGCCTGCAGTACCTCGATCGCATCCCCGCCAACGCCCGCACGCGCGACATGTCGGCGCTGCAGAACCGCCTGTGGGCGCAAGGCCAGGCCGATGCGCTACGCGATGCCGGCAACCTCGAAGCCGAGCGCAGCGCGACCCTGAGCGTCGGCACCAGCTTTCGCACACGCGCCGGCGAGGCCGGCATGAGCAGGCTGTCGGACCGGGAGATCCCGATCGAGGCCCGCATCCCGGTCGGCAACGGCAAGATCGTGCTCGGTGCGACGCCGACGTTTCTCGATGCCGGCACGCTGTCGCCGGCGTTCGGCGCGGCCGGTCGCTTCGGCGCCGGGCCGGCCGCCGCGCTCGCGCAACTGCAGGGCACCGCACCGGCCGTCGGCTCGCAGACCGCCAGCGGCGTCGGACTGAGCTTGGGCTATGAAGGCAAGAACCTGAGCGCCAGCATCGGCACCACGCCGCTCGGCTTTTCTGAGACCAATGTCATCGGCAACGTGAGCTACGCCGGCCAGCTCAGCGACAACGTGTCGCTGAAAGGCGAGCTGTCGCGCCGCGCGGTGACCGACAGCCTGCTGTCTTTCGCAGGCGCCAAAGACGCACGCACCGGAGAGAAGTTCGGCGGCGTGGTCGCGACCGGTGGCCGGCTCGACCTGACGCGCGACAACGGCACCTACGGCTTCTACGGCTACGGCTCGTACCACGCGCTGACCGGCACCAACGTGCAGAACAACGATCGCGCCGAGCTGGGCGGCGGCATCTACGTGCACCTGATGAAGAGCGCCACGTCGAGCCTCACCGCGGGCATGAACATCGACCTGCTGCACTACGGCAAGAACCTGAGCTACTACACCTTTGGGCAGGGCGGCTACTTCAGTCCGCAGCGCTACATGAGCGTCGCGTTTCCAATCGACTGGACCGGCCAGTACGACCGTCTGTCGTGGCGGCTCAACGCATCGTTGGGCGTGCAGTCGTTCACCCAGAACGATTCGCCGTACTTCCCGACCGACCCCACACGCCAGTCGGACGCTGCACGCGCGACCGCGGTCGCCACGGCGCTTGGCGTCAACAGCGCGCCGTTCACCGGCTCGTACCTGGAATCGAGCAAGACCGGCCTCGCCTACAACCTGGCCGGCCTGCTCGAATACCAGTTGGCCCCGCAGGTCTACCTCGGTGGTTTGCTGAGCTTCAACAATGCGCAGAACTACCGCCAGGTGACGGGCGGCGTCTACCTGCGCTACGTGTTCGGCGGTTCGTCGGAGGCAGGCCGGTCGCGCAACGGCGGCGCCACGCTGCGTCCGCTCAGCTCCCCTTACACGCCGCTGCTTTGAAGCGTTGCTTTGAGGCGTCGCCTTAAGCCGTAGGCGCCGCGTGTCCCCACGGCGGCGCGCGCTCGAACTCCGCGATCCACTCCGGAATCTGCGGCGCGAACATCGGCCGGGCGATGCCGTAGCCCTGGCCGAACGTGCAGCCGAGCGCCATCAGCGCATCGCCGTGCGCGACGGACTCGACACCCTCGGCGATGGCCTTGCGCCCGAGCCCGTGCGCCATTACCAGGATGCCTTCGACGATGGCCCGGTCTTCTGCGTCCTCGACCATGCCGCGCACGAAAGACTGGTCGAGCTTGAGCGCCGCCACCGGCAACTGGCGCAGGTAGGTGAGCGATGAATAGCCGGTGCCGAAGTCGTCCAGCGTGACCGGCACACCGAGCATCTTGCAGGCCAGGATGAAGTCGGCCACAGCACCGAAGTCCTTGATGGCGGTGGTTTCCAGGATCTCCAGTTCGAGCACGCCGGGCTGCAGTTGCGGATAGCGCGCCAGGTGCCGCGTCAGCCGCTCGATGAAGTCGGGCCGCAGCAAATGGCGCGGGCTGATGTTGACGCTGATCGACGTGCGCAAACCACCGTCGAGCCACGCTGCCGCCTGCCGCATCGACTCGCCGATGACCCAGTCGCCGAGCAGCTCGACCAGTTCGTGGTCTTCGATGAGCGGCACGAAAGCGACTGGCTGCAGCAGCCCGTATTGCGGATGTTGCCAGCGCACCAGCGCCTCCATGCCGATGACCTTGCCGTGCGCCATGTCGACCTTGGGCTGGTACGCGAGCACGAACTCGCTCTGCTCCAGGCCGTTTCGGATGCGCTGGCGAATCTGCTGCTCCTGGTGCTGCTCGAGCGCGCGCGACGCATCGAAATACTGCACCTGACTGCCACCACCGCGCTTGGCAAAAAAGAGCGCATAGCGCGCGTGCTGCAGCAGCACTTCGGTCGGCTCCTCGCCATAGCGCATCAACGCCACGCCGACGCTGACGCGAATGCGCGTGGTGCGCTCCTGCA from Variovorax sp. PAMC28562 includes these protein-coding regions:
- the bcsR gene encoding BcsR/BcsP family cellulose biosynthesis protein: MTTEGDQPEDIACLFRKFGGDPTTYKEFAPRDEPAADVGVRPLISPFPATAPAPEPVPPSAATARRGLLSRWRRPS
- the bcsA gene encoding UDP-forming cellulose synthase catalytic subunit, yielding MAQTQLTNVVTLPPESPPAESLLLDHPVLRVVAWVATFALLPAVVITPLTLHQQLTLSVVILITGLVVNRFAGRFASLVLIFLSVVASSRYMYWRVTETMTMDSALQVVLGAGLLMAEVYAFIVLLLGYVQTAWPLGRKPVPMPADPAVWPTIDVFIPTYNEPLSVVRPTVLAAQAIDWPRDKINIFVLDDGRREEFRVFCEAVGVAHVTRTDNKHAKAGNINAALKNTSGEFVAIFDCDHIPTRSFMQIALGWFDREPKLGMVQLPHYFFSPDPFEKNLDTFGTVPNEGELFYGLIQDGNDLWNATFFCGSCAVLRRTICEEVGGIATETVTEDAHTALKIHRLGYSTAYLALPQAAGLATESLSGHVGQRIRWARGMTQIFRIDNPLFGKGLSWAQRLCYLNAMLHFLYGLPRIIYLTAPLAYLFFGASVIHASASMIFAYALPHVFHANFTNSRVQGRFRYLFWNEVYEAVLAWYIFRPTLVALINPKLGSFNVTAKGGLIQKQYFDTEIARASMLLMAINFVGVVVGLWRLTFVDADNIATVWLNLAWTVYNLMILGACVAAANESRQVRSAHRVALEVPATLHFADGRSMRCTTSDFSTGGLALDLPTEVLAEDATPVEVALYRGNTEYRFPATVRFNSGKRMGLRFDPMSFAQERALVQCTTARADIWVARWGNHPRMAAHRVMARIAHISAIGFKDMFAHYLRTAAGKFHAPAPATAALRDAKDPI
- the bcsB gene encoding cellulose biosynthesis cyclic di-GMP-binding regulatory protein BcsB — translated: MRAALVARSGVMFGIVALLGLATAPADVAWAQARPAASAVPALPAAAPAASGDPRTLNLTQLGLNYAIKLRGVSGTVGIPFSVRADELVTAASLRLNYAFSPSLIPALSHLKVSVNDVEVTTLPYGAAEAGKPQTVDIPIDRRLIADFNRINIELVAHYTNECEDPDHSSLWATVDASSALTLNVTPLKVTSDLATLPQPFFDRRDVRRASIPFVFAGASASAASTTAALGAAGIVSSWLGGLAGYRGATFPVTTGELPTAAHAVVFATPESSIAGLTLPAIEGPTLTVVDHPRDPAFKLLLVMGRNAAELTTAASALALNSRAFTGATSTIADLQLPAPRKPHDAPRWISSDRAVMLGELAPGPVFSVSGYTPEVVKVDLLTPPDLFTWRSRGIPLDLHYRYTPRVRPDQSTLNLSVNDTFIGSLPLRAANMASDAWWNVFALKLLPDGSALHSTQLHLPPLAMGSRSQLRMHYYFEQPRTTCTPVLDNVRGGIDPTSTIDVSSFPHYIAMPELAAYANGGFPFSRMADLAETAVVMPDRAERGDIETYLALMGHIGDVTGYPALRVTVGSASNVDQWADKDLLVLGNLKNQPLFTRWAAQMPLRRDPAAAAGPGAEQFHIGTWFEDTLNLIQGSRQREDLPTGTTQMSVFEERTDAVLAGFQSPLRAGRSVVAVMANEASQPALVNALLTPELLQRIQGSMSIVRAAQVSSLLSGETYYVGTLPPFTWLQWNLSRSPLLLAGLVVLVALLGAGVSFSSLQLLARKRLRRQ
- the bcsZ gene encoding cellulose synthase complex periplasmic endoglucanase BcsZ, whose amino-acid sequence is MNPFDSFAADRRRWLAGFALSPLAASLAALPLWTRAATSGCVASSDWSSFAKRHIQADGRVIDFDTAQQQSTSESQSYGLFFALVHNDRDTFARVLAWTDANLAGGSLATRLPAWQWGRMSDGKTWGVLDSNPASDADLWIAYSLLEAGRLWNLPRYRSLGRAVLQMVARDEVTTLDGLGRMLLPWPQSVAKGPTWRLNPSYMPLQLLRYFQQESPRGPWGEIADNTLSMISAVTPQGFAPDWCAWSSDDKAFVADPDKGPVGSYDAIRVYLWAGMLDAEDPARTMLLKSFYGPRRAIQQGKPMPEYVDTSTGVGRGIGPTGYTAALLPYLKAQGAAVPFLPPPSSTHKPLPYYERMLILFGQGWLEGRFAFGKTGELQTHWKSPCPSARPT
- a CDS encoding cellulose biosynthesis protein BcsC, which produces MKTPLHAPFALSPTSVRQRAPARQWIVRLGLLGTLCAGAGAGGPAFAQSDARSALIEQGNYWQSLGRAELAEESWTKLLRVDPKSADAMYGMAQVELTRGNAEAARSWITQLQTAHPTDARVARLQQQARQPGAPAGDLQRARAAAQAGRAAEAVQLYRALFGNRPPPTPLALEFYGVLGGTPQGYDEARKGVAQLIESQQGNLNARLALAQLDTYREPNRRDGIKQLADLSKQPSVAARARASWRQALLWLDARAADAPLYRDYLADQPDPAVSARLGTLAEARTASTASPAAKALSEGFKALDRGDNALAQQRFRQALRAQPGALDALGGLGLVRLKQERFAEAEQLLRQASKAPNGGKWASALRSASYWTLIRQATATRDRNDTTAARSLLERAVKLDAREPVGQNALADLRLAAGPFSDAGQGTRVRVEQARAQARAQVEAGDNAGAQRTLEDAMLIAPDSPWVRFDLASIYRRNGLMAQARDLMDGLLLSQPDKPDALYASALFASDAGDPASGLQYLDRIPANARTRDMSALQNRLWAQGQADALRDAGNLEAERSATLSVGTSFRTRAGEAGMSRLSDREIPIEARIPVGNGKIVLGATPTFLDAGTLSPAFGAAGRFGAGPAAALAQLQGTAPAVGSQTASGVGLSLGYEGKNLSASIGTTPLGFSETNVIGNVSYAGQLSDNVSLKGELSRRAVTDSLLSFAGAKDARTGEKFGGVVATGGRLDLTRDNGTYGFYGYGSYHALTGTNVQNNDRAELGGGIYVHLMKSATSSLTAGMNIDLLHYGKNLSYYTFGQGGYFSPQRYMSVAFPIDWTGQYDRLSWRLNASLGVQSFTQNDSPYFPTDPTRQSDAARATAVATALGVNSAPFTGSYLESSKTGLAYNLAGLLEYQLAPQVYLGGLLSFNNAQNYRQVTGGVYLRYVFGGSSEAGRSRNGGATLRPLSSPYTPLL
- a CDS encoding putative bifunctional diguanylate cyclase/phosphodiesterase yields the protein MFTRTLVGHLKIRDGQILWADVDAHHLLGYAPGSLADLPFAEVLEPVAVEAGVGGGPTLGAKTAFNTEALSDVAVPALGVVERDNVVLRGLHGEGLLVDMRAERMDDQSILWSFCLKMSRVRAERLDMLSRHDALTRLPNRIPTLEELQRAPHMHDGDPERLLAICYLDLDQFRNVNDGFGPVGGDAVLREVARRLKAAVPHDATVARVGGDEFALVMSFTSQAQCDDLIEQVLARLAHPFRLQERTTRIRVSVGVALMRYGEEPTEVLLQHARYALFFAKRGGGSQVQYFDASRALEQHQEQQIRQRIRNGLEQSEFVLAYQPKVDMAHGKVIGMEALVRWQHPQYGLLQPVAFVPLIEDHELVELLGDWVIGESMRQAAAWLDGGLRTSISVNISPRHLLRPDFIERLTRHLARYPQLQPGVLELEILETTAIKDFGAVADFILACKMLGVPVTLDDFGTGYSSLTYLRQLPVAALKLDQSFVRGMVEDAEDRAIVEGILVMAHGLGRKAIAEGVESVAHGDALMALGCTFGQGYGIARPMFAPQIPEWIAEFERAPPWGHAAPTA